A stretch of Desulfitobacterium dichloroeliminans LMG P-21439 DNA encodes these proteins:
- a CDS encoding PIN domain-containing protein: MNKAMIVDTNILIRLFTKDDDPQIEQLVRLMEQGDIVFHVLSIVLIEAYWVLHKVYNFNKETILRVFEDFIEADGIELDEEGLVQRILARFRGVNVDFVDIYLAEKSRSSRLPVLTWNAKDFRKLECEFYRPQDLV, encoded by the coding sequence ATGAATAAGGCAATGATAGTCGACACTAACATTCTTATTCGTTTATTTACGAAGGATGATGACCCCCAGATTGAGCAATTAGTTCGGCTTATGGAACAGGGCGATATAGTATTTCACGTGCTATCCATTGTTCTAATAGAAGCCTATTGGGTCTTACACAAGGTATATAACTTCAACAAGGAAACGATATTGCGAGTCTTTGAGGACTTTATCGAAGCTGACGGAATTGAGCTTGATGAGGAAGGTTTAGTACAACGTATCCTTGCTCGTTTCCGAGGGGTAAATGTTGATTTCGTTGATATTTACTTAGCTGAAAAATCGAGAAGCTCAAGGTTGCCGGTATTAACTTGGAATGCTAAGGATTTTAGAAAGTTAGAATGTGAGTTTTACAGACCGCAAGATTTAGTATAA
- a CDS encoding globin-coupled sensor protein translates to MANLQQFDISESIKLLRLDQDQLNLLKDFKPIMERDVDQIVDEFYAHIMKLPRLGGIINEFSSVERLRGLQRNYLLSIFPDTITEEYINGRIKIGNTHKRINLPPFVYLSSYQTFFDLILPRIFAHYRKKPEQAMRLSLAVLRIFSFDQQVVMASYIQSYMAEIDKKDDLEKAYGEIDLLQRRVSEASQALAATSEQTAASAAQMHEATEQISHNAGDAAEFSRQVDSLAQEGAQKIQQISERILGLAGMSEKMQEKMTELDHSSARIANITDVIKEIAAQTNLLALNAAIEAARAGESGRGFGVVAEEVKKLANNSEQSVKEISSMIALTRQNTTAVSKVIEDTTKAMHEAAAEAHGVVDRFGDIMSAIQSSIQQVREIASQIDALTMTAGQIGAASEDVANSATSLAHMGLRE, encoded by the coding sequence ATGGCGAATCTCCAACAATTCGACATTAGTGAATCCATAAAGCTTTTAAGGTTAGACCAGGATCAGTTGAATCTCTTAAAGGATTTCAAGCCTATTATGGAGAGGGATGTCGACCAGATCGTCGACGAATTTTATGCTCATATTATGAAGCTTCCTCGACTCGGTGGGATTATCAATGAATTTTCATCTGTAGAACGGCTTAGAGGTTTACAAAGAAACTATCTATTATCCATTTTCCCAGATACGATTACTGAAGAGTATATTAATGGGCGGATTAAAATCGGCAATACTCATAAGCGCATTAATTTACCACCTTTTGTTTACTTGAGTTCGTACCAGACTTTTTTCGATTTAATTTTACCGAGAATTTTTGCTCATTACCGTAAGAAACCGGAGCAAGCGATGCGTTTAAGCTTAGCTGTCCTGCGCATTTTTAGCTTTGACCAACAGGTGGTTATGGCCAGCTACATACAGTCCTATATGGCTGAAATAGATAAAAAGGATGATTTGGAAAAAGCCTACGGGGAGATTGATCTTCTCCAGCGTCGAGTCAGTGAAGCCAGTCAAGCCTTAGCAGCAACCTCGGAACAAACAGCAGCCTCGGCAGCTCAAATGCATGAGGCTACTGAGCAAATCTCTCACAACGCCGGCGATGCCGCAGAGTTTTCCCGTCAGGTGGACAGTCTCGCTCAAGAAGGGGCTCAGAAGATTCAACAAATCTCGGAGCGGATTCTTGGGTTGGCGGGTATGTCCGAAAAGATGCAGGAAAAGATGACGGAGCTTGACCACAGTTCGGCTCGGATTGCTAATATTACCGACGTGATTAAAGAGATTGCTGCGCAGACCAATCTTTTGGCTCTGAACGCGGCTATTGAAGCAGCTCGAGCCGGTGAATCAGGAAGAGGCTTTGGGGTCGTGGCAGAGGAAGTGAAAAAACTTGCCAATAATTCAGAGCAATCCGTTAAAGAAATTAGTTCGATGATTGCTTTGACTCGGCAAAATACAACTGCGGTGAGCAAGGTCATTGAAGATACCACGAAGGCCATGCATGAAGCGGCGGCTGAGGCGCATGGAGTGGTCGATCGCTTTGGGGATATCATGTCGGCTATACAATCCAGTATTCAACAAGTTCGCGAGATTGCTTCGCAAATTGATGCTTTGACCATGACAGCTGGACAGATTGGGGCAGCTTCCGAGGATGTGGCTAATTCTGCTACTTCCTTAGCTCACATGGGCTTAAGAGAATAG
- a CDS encoding fumarate hydratase, with protein sequence MPKVIHVDEITDAVEKLCIEANYNLGNDMMHKFREALQTEESPLGCEVFERLIENATIAHEERVPMCQDTGMVVIFVEVGQEVMVTGGALGDALNEGVRRGYEKGYLRKSMVKDPFERVNTGDNTPAIIHYDIVHGDELKITVAPKGAGSENMGALKMCKPSDGLEGAIQFVVDTVERAGGNPCPPIIVGVGIGGTMEKATYLAKKSLLRNVGVPNPEERLAAIEAEILQRVNKLGIGPQGFGGTNTALGVQLEVYPTHIASLPVAVNIQCHAARHKEVVLKGRQEGAL encoded by the coding sequence ATGCCGAAGGTTATTCATGTGGATGAAATCACCGATGCGGTGGAAAAGCTTTGTATCGAAGCCAATTATAATCTTGGGAACGATATGATGCACAAGTTCAGGGAGGCTTTGCAAACGGAGGAATCTCCTTTGGGCTGTGAAGTTTTTGAACGCTTGATTGAAAATGCCACCATAGCCCATGAAGAGCGGGTTCCTATGTGCCAGGATACAGGTATGGTCGTAATTTTTGTTGAAGTGGGACAGGAGGTCATGGTCACGGGTGGGGCCTTAGGGGATGCTTTAAATGAAGGTGTCCGCCGAGGCTATGAAAAGGGCTACCTGCGTAAATCCATGGTGAAGGATCCCTTCGAGCGCGTGAATACCGGGGATAATACCCCGGCGATTATTCATTACGATATCGTGCATGGTGATGAGCTGAAGATTACGGTAGCACCCAAAGGAGCAGGTAGTGAGAATATGGGTGCTTTGAAAATGTGTAAGCCTTCCGATGGGTTGGAAGGGGCGATACAGTTCGTAGTGGATACTGTAGAGCGTGCCGGTGGAAATCCCTGCCCGCCGATTATCGTCGGGGTCGGTATCGGAGGAACCATGGAGAAGGCTACTTATCTGGCTAAAAAATCCCTCCTCCGCAATGTGGGGGTGCCCAACCCTGAAGAGCGTTTAGCAGCTATCGAAGCAGAGATTCTCCAGAGGGTGAATAAATTAGGGATTGGTCCGCAAGGATTTGGGGGAACGAATACCGCTCTTGGGGTTCAATTAGAGGTCTATCCTACCCATATTGCTTCCTTGCCGGTTGCCGTGAATATTCAATGTCATGCCGCCCGACATAAGGAAGTTGTTTTAAAGGGCAGACAGGAAGGTGCGCTATAA
- the rph gene encoding ribonuclease PH has translation MKRFDGRETSELRPIKITRGYTRIPEGSVLIEVGMTRVICTATVEEKVPLFKKGSGVGWVTAEYSMLPRATQTRNQREASKGKLTGRTMEIQRLIGRALRSVVDLKKLGERTIWLDCDVIQADGGTRTASITGAYVALVDAVNYLLTKGLLKENPIIDSLAAVSVGKVGGVALLDLAYEEDSKAEVDMNVVLTGQGKFVEIQGTAEDIPFDREELNKFLELAEKGIHELIREQKAALQVL, from the coding sequence ATGAAACGATTCGATGGTCGCGAGACATCTGAGCTTAGACCTATAAAAATTACTCGAGGGTATACTCGTATTCCTGAAGGGTCTGTTCTTATCGAGGTGGGCATGACCCGAGTCATTTGCACCGCTACAGTGGAGGAAAAGGTGCCTCTTTTTAAAAAGGGTAGCGGAGTCGGTTGGGTTACAGCTGAGTATTCTATGCTGCCGCGAGCGACTCAAACCCGCAACCAACGTGAAGCCAGCAAGGGTAAGCTGACAGGCCGAACCATGGAAATTCAGCGTTTGATTGGGAGAGCGCTGCGTTCCGTTGTCGATCTCAAAAAGCTGGGAGAGCGGACCATCTGGCTGGACTGTGATGTTATCCAAGCTGATGGAGGGACTCGTACGGCTTCGATTACCGGAGCTTATGTAGCTTTAGTCGATGCGGTGAATTATCTTCTGACCAAAGGTTTATTAAAAGAAAACCCAATCATTGATTCCTTAGCGGCGGTTTCTGTGGGAAAAGTCGGTGGGGTGGCTCTTTTGGATCTTGCTTATGAAGAGGATTCTAAAGCTGAAGTGGATATGAATGTGGTGTTGACCGGGCAAGGGAAATTTGTAGAGATACAAGGTACCGCTGAAGATATTCCCTTTGATCGTGAAGAGTTAAATAAGTTTTTAGAGCTAGCGGAGAAGGGAATCCACGAGTTAATCCGCGAGCAAAAAGCGGCTCTTCAAGTGCTGTAG
- a CDS encoding HD domain-containing phosphohydrolase, with protein sequence MRSEALYIRRMWNFSKALDLALVDEEIVIGQNLPIGMRHGERVGYMCLRIGLTLGMSHNELVRLLIAGLMHDIGAVGGFHKFHGIPYWMKEHALLGAEIIKRFPEGEILSEAILHHHEAPHRNYAALKADPSQVSLVAKIISFADKVDVNLSRKVLNREERGKLIQWVKEHEGRSLYAEVVPPFLKLVKTEAFWLDLEHQDLLQVSLDLLFDQWDIWSTSRIDDKQTYILAKTFARLIDQKSAFTACHSQDVASNVERLAIGIGWDKKACKAIRIAGLLHDLGKLSVPKKILDKPGPLESHEVEVIRTHTYYTYHLLAGAGFPHHVIQWAAFHHERLDGQGYPFGISEEKLNTGARLMTIADMFTALTEDRPYREALSAEKALEIIGRGVGTSVDSNLMERARKILL encoded by the coding sequence GTGAGATCAGAGGCTTTATACATCCGCAGAATGTGGAACTTCTCTAAAGCATTAGATCTTGCCCTAGTGGATGAAGAGATAGTGATCGGGCAGAATCTTCCTATTGGCATGAGGCATGGGGAGAGGGTCGGATACATGTGTTTAAGAATTGGCTTGACCCTGGGGATGTCCCATAATGAGCTGGTTCGCCTGCTCATCGCCGGTCTGATGCATGATATCGGTGCGGTGGGGGGATTTCATAAATTCCATGGAATTCCTTATTGGATGAAGGAGCATGCTCTTCTGGGAGCAGAGATTATCAAGCGCTTTCCGGAGGGGGAGATATTATCCGAGGCTATTCTTCACCATCATGAGGCCCCTCATCGTAACTATGCGGCCTTGAAGGCTGATCCATCCCAGGTGAGCCTCGTGGCAAAAATCATTTCGTTCGCGGATAAGGTGGATGTGAATCTTTCGCGGAAGGTGCTTAACCGGGAAGAACGAGGGAAGCTAATCCAGTGGGTCAAAGAGCATGAAGGAAGAAGCCTCTATGCGGAGGTTGTCCCTCCTTTTCTAAAGTTGGTTAAGACAGAAGCTTTTTGGCTGGATTTAGAGCACCAAGACCTGCTTCAGGTTTCCTTGGATCTTCTTTTTGATCAATGGGATATCTGGTCCACCTCTAGAATTGATGATAAGCAAACGTATATCTTGGCGAAAACGTTTGCTAGACTAATTGACCAAAAGAGTGCTTTTACAGCCTGCCATTCTCAAGATGTGGCTTCTAATGTCGAGAGATTGGCAATCGGGATTGGCTGGGATAAAAAAGCCTGCAAAGCGATTAGAATCGCCGGTTTGCTGCATGATCTGGGCAAGCTTTCCGTGCCCAAGAAAATCCTCGATAAGCCGGGACCCCTTGAATCCCATGAGGTCGAGGTGATTCGGACTCACACCTATTACACGTATCATCTGTTGGCTGGGGCAGGGTTTCCCCATCATGTGATTCAATGGGCGGCTTTCCATCATGAGCGTTTGGATGGGCAAGGGTATCCCTTTGGTATCTCTGAGGAGAAACTAAACACAGGGGCACGCCTCATGACCATAGCCGATATGTTTACTGCATTAACTGAGGATCGTCCTTATCGAGAGGCGCTCAGCGCTGAAAAGGCTCTCGAAATCATTGGGCGGGGTGTGGGTACCTCCGTAGATTCTAACCTCATGGAACGGGCGCGTAAAATTTTGCTCTAG
- a CDS encoding O-methyltransferase has protein sequence MFYSFELEQFLGDLLPEREPLFLEMEEQALKETIPVVTPPVGNFLSWLVKVSGASRILEVGTAIGYSTLWLAKGLENREGKITTIDMNVDRGTRAIEYFKRGGVSAKIQVLLGDARKLLPDFQAGEFDFVFVDAAKGEYLDYLELVTPLVGAGGILVVDNVLFRGWVVPGAEYAPKYERMVSHLREFLSRLNQNPEFQTSILPLGDGLAVSLRRDFSN, from the coding sequence GTGTTTTATTCTTTTGAGTTAGAACAGTTTCTAGGAGATTTGTTGCCCGAGCGGGAGCCATTATTCCTAGAGATGGAGGAGCAGGCTCTAAAGGAGACTATCCCGGTTGTTACCCCCCCTGTGGGGAATTTTTTGTCTTGGTTGGTTAAGGTTAGTGGTGCATCACGGATTCTTGAGGTAGGGACAGCTATCGGTTACTCTACCCTTTGGTTGGCTAAGGGATTGGAGAATCGTGAGGGGAAAATTACGACGATTGATATGAATGTTGATCGAGGGACTCGAGCCATAGAATATTTTAAACGTGGTGGTGTGTCAGCGAAGATTCAGGTTCTCCTAGGGGATGCACGCAAGCTATTGCCAGATTTCCAGGCGGGCGAATTTGATTTTGTGTTCGTGGATGCGGCTAAAGGAGAGTATCTGGATTATCTGGAATTGGTCACACCTTTGGTCGGTGCGGGGGGGATCCTCGTCGTCGACAATGTGCTCTTTCGTGGGTGGGTGGTGCCGGGTGCTGAATATGCTCCTAAGTATGAGCGCATGGTCAGTCATTTACGGGAGTTTTTAAGTCGACTGAATCAGAACCCCGAGTTTCAAACCAGTATCCTTCCTTTAGGGGATGGGTTAGCGGTAAGTTTACGAAGGGACTTTTCAAATTGA
- a CDS encoding Fe-S-containing hydro-lyase has product MGEPIRVELPLTQDKVAGLHAGDSVLLSGVLYTGRDAAHKKMVESLDRGEELPFDVRDQVIYFVGPTPPKPGQVIGSAGPTTSGRMDAYSPKLIERGLTGMIGKGLRSPEVIEAMKNHGAVYFGAIGGSGALLAKRIISAEVIAYPELGTEAVRKLVVKDFPVMVVIDQKGNNLYELGKAKYRKK; this is encoded by the coding sequence ATGGGTGAACCGATTCGTGTAGAACTTCCTTTAACACAGGATAAAGTGGCTGGACTTCACGCGGGAGACAGCGTCCTGCTGAGCGGAGTACTTTATACTGGTCGTGATGCTGCTCATAAGAAGATGGTGGAGTCCTTAGACCGAGGTGAGGAACTCCCCTTTGATGTGCGTGATCAAGTGATTTATTTTGTGGGACCTACTCCGCCCAAGCCAGGCCAGGTGATTGGTTCGGCTGGTCCGACGACCAGTGGGCGCATGGATGCTTATTCACCTAAGCTGATTGAACGGGGTTTGACGGGAATGATCGGTAAGGGTCTGCGTTCGCCTGAGGTCATTGAAGCTATGAAGAACCATGGGGCAGTCTATTTCGGAGCTATCGGAGGATCCGGGGCACTGCTGGCTAAGCGAATTATTTCTGCGGAGGTCATAGCTTATCCGGAACTAGGCACCGAAGCTGTTCGTAAATTAGTGGTCAAGGATTTCCCGGTGATGGTGGTTATCGATCAAAAGGGTAACAATCTTTACGAGTTAGGCAAGGCCAAGTATCGCAAAAAATAA
- a CDS encoding acyl-CoA dehydratase activase has protein sequence MALVCGIDLGSRSVKIAVMECSLAGELPQIRRLDRLDTIKFYREYGRKVQGKLAVDFKALGLPEVDCIISTGYGRNTLEVAGGETIPELKAHVKGAIFQTGLEDFTLVDLGGQDSKIIKVRKGRMLDFQTNDKCAASSGRYLENMAHVIGMTLEELGEHSVDPVILNSTCAVFGESELIGKIVEGQPLSRLAAGVNETIVKRILPLLRNYTSEVIVFTGGVAHSKAIRELLREGTGKEIVVPKQPQFNGAIGCAVYGFEELEENEE, from the coding sequence ATGGCTTTGGTATGTGGGATTGATTTGGGGAGTCGAAGCGTTAAGATTGCGGTGATGGAGTGTTCTTTAGCTGGGGAGCTTCCGCAGATTAGGCGTTTGGACCGGTTGGATACGATTAAATTTTATCGGGAATATGGGCGAAAGGTTCAGGGTAAGCTAGCTGTTGACTTTAAGGCCTTGGGGTTACCTGAGGTGGATTGTATTATCTCGACGGGTTATGGGCGTAATACCCTGGAGGTAGCGGGGGGGGAGACGATTCCGGAATTGAAAGCCCATGTTAAGGGAGCGATATTTCAGACGGGGCTGGAGGACTTCACCCTGGTGGATCTTGGTGGTCAGGACAGCAAGATTATTAAGGTTAGAAAAGGGCGGATGTTGGATTTTCAGACTAATGATAAATGTGCGGCTTCTTCGGGACGATATCTGGAGAACATGGCTCATGTCATAGGGATGACCCTCGAGGAATTAGGGGAGCATTCGGTGGACCCTGTGATATTGAACTCGACCTGTGCGGTGTTTGGGGAGAGCGAATTGATCGGTAAGATTGTGGAAGGGCAACCTTTGTCGCGACTTGCTGCGGGGGTCAATGAGACCATTGTTAAGCGCATTCTACCCCTTCTTCGTAATTATACTAGCGAAGTCATCGTATTTACGGGAGGAGTGGCCCACAGCAAAGCGATTCGGGAGCTCTTGCGAGAGGGAACGGGGAAAGAAATCGTCGTACCTAAGCAACCCCAATTTAATGGGGCAATTGGCTGTGCGGTGTATGGATTTGAGGAACTGGAGGAGAATGAGGAGTAA
- a CDS encoding IclR family transcriptional regulator, with the protein MAEKYVQTLERSLDILEVLAHTEEPLGVTEIGNRISLHKSTVHRILQTLCYRGYVEKEKNSERYKLGIKIVELGIRFFNDLEIRKVAGPVLEDLAKELDEVVHLVLHDDGEVVYIDKRESSHVVSMRSKVGRRAPMHCTAVGKALLSTMPDEEVVRILESKGMPGFTPHTMVEPAELIKNLEEIRQTQISVEYEENEIGIICLGTPIYDFSGRAIGAISVSGPAARMREKGIDSIGQEMKKSGEIISAKLGYAYFRGPGM; encoded by the coding sequence GTGGCAGAAAAATATGTTCAAACGTTGGAACGTTCTTTGGATATTTTAGAAGTTCTTGCCCATACTGAGGAACCTTTGGGAGTAACAGAAATAGGGAACCGAATTAGTCTACACAAAAGTACTGTGCATCGAATTCTGCAAACCTTATGCTATCGAGGTTATGTAGAAAAGGAGAAGAACAGTGAACGCTATAAGCTAGGAATCAAAATTGTGGAGTTGGGAATTCGTTTCTTCAATGATCTTGAAATTCGCAAGGTGGCAGGACCTGTTTTAGAAGATTTGGCCAAGGAACTTGATGAAGTGGTCCACTTAGTGCTTCATGATGACGGTGAAGTCGTTTATATTGATAAAAGGGAAAGCTCACACGTAGTTAGTATGCGTTCTAAAGTCGGTCGACGCGCACCTATGCATTGTACTGCGGTCGGGAAGGCTCTTCTTTCCACTATGCCTGATGAGGAAGTCGTGAGAATTCTCGAGAGCAAGGGAATGCCGGGCTTTACCCCGCATACAATGGTCGAGCCAGCAGAGCTCATCAAGAATCTAGAGGAAATTCGTCAGACCCAGATTTCTGTAGAATATGAAGAGAACGAGATTGGTATTATTTGTCTGGGTACTCCTATCTATGATTTCTCAGGACGGGCGATTGGAGCTATTAGTGTTTCAGGACCGGCTGCTCGCATGAGAGAAAAGGGAATTGACTCGATTGGTCAAGAAATGAAGAAGAGCGGCGAGATTATTTCTGCTAAATTAGGATATGCCTATTTCCGGGGTCCAGGAATGTAG
- a CDS encoding formate dehydrogenase subunit gamma: MTTTKTKGKEGKVLRQSAINRFVHWATALSIFILILTGLGQMPLYNRYNVTKLPGAEWLGDYFITIGLHYLAAVLLIFITFYHLINAFIRKEFDIFPRRGDLKESYLIIKAMFTKGQEPPSHKYLAEQRLAYLFIGGNVLLLILTGLIKMYKNVPGVELSSSLLYWTTMLHNIGTVLLILGIVGHLAAFLIKENRALLPGMFTGYIDHDYVKHRHSLWYKDLQSQDKVQPQPDASLGLSSKNNTHIPAKSSSM, translated from the coding sequence ATGACCACAACGAAAACTAAGGGAAAAGAGGGGAAGGTCTTACGCCAAAGTGCTATCAATCGCTTCGTTCATTGGGCAACAGCCCTCTCCATCTTCATATTAATTCTCACCGGCCTCGGTCAAATGCCCCTCTACAATCGGTATAATGTTACCAAGCTTCCCGGGGCAGAATGGCTCGGCGATTACTTCATCACGATTGGCCTTCATTACCTGGCAGCGGTTCTCCTCATCTTTATCACCTTCTATCACCTCATTAATGCCTTTATTCGCAAAGAATTTGATATCTTCCCTCGTCGTGGGGATCTAAAAGAATCCTACCTTATTATCAAAGCCATGTTCACCAAGGGCCAGGAACCCCCCTCTCATAAATATCTAGCCGAGCAACGCCTAGCCTATCTATTTATCGGCGGTAATGTGCTCCTGCTCATCCTTACCGGGTTAATCAAAATGTATAAGAATGTTCCCGGTGTGGAGCTGTCGAGTTCGCTTCTCTATTGGACTACAATGCTTCATAATATCGGAACAGTCTTACTCATCCTCGGCATTGTCGGCCACCTAGCGGCCTTCCTCATCAAGGAAAATCGCGCCCTGCTACCTGGAATGTTCACCGGTTATATCGACCACGACTATGTAAAACATCGCCATAGTCTTTGGTATAAGGATCTTCAGTCGCAAGATAAGGTCCAGCCCCAACCAGATGCTAGCCTTGGTCTCTCAAGTAAAAATAACACTCATATACCTGCAAAATCTTCATCCATGTAG
- a CDS encoding XTP/dITP diphosphatase: MKVLLATKNLGKVKELQDLLSGEDIEVISLEDIEDWEEVEETGVTFAENAAMKARIAAERTGLISLADDSGLEVDALDGAPGVYSARYAGESKDDDKNNDKLLNELEGVPEAQRTGRFRCALVIATPAGEEFLTEGAVEGRILNERRGKEGFGYDPLFYLPDFGRTMAQLNLCQKNKISHRAQALLNAIPVLKEIAQRHTTRKENF, translated from the coding sequence ATGAAGGTTTTGCTAGCAACGAAAAATCTCGGTAAGGTAAAAGAGCTTCAGGATCTTCTTTCGGGAGAAGATATAGAGGTGATTTCATTAGAGGATATCGAGGATTGGGAAGAGGTCGAGGAAACAGGAGTGACCTTTGCTGAAAATGCGGCCATGAAGGCGAGAATTGCAGCTGAGCGTACAGGGCTGATCTCACTAGCGGATGATTCCGGTCTAGAAGTGGACGCCCTAGATGGGGCTCCTGGGGTATATTCCGCGCGCTATGCGGGGGAATCTAAAGATGATGATAAAAACAATGATAAGTTATTAAATGAGCTGGAAGGGGTACCAGAAGCCCAACGCACTGGGCGCTTTCGTTGTGCTTTAGTCATTGCTACCCCAGCTGGAGAAGAATTTTTAACTGAGGGTGCGGTAGAGGGACGGATTTTGAATGAGCGTCGTGGCAAAGAAGGATTTGGCTATGATCCATTATTCTATTTGCCGGATTTTGGGCGAACCATGGCTCAACTTAATTTGTGTCAAAAGAATAAAATCAGTCATCGAGCACAGGCGTTATTAAACGCTATCCCGGTTTTAAAGGAAATTGCGCAAAGGCATACGACTCGTAAAGAAAACTTTTAA
- a CDS encoding AbrB/MazE/SpoVT family DNA-binding domain-containing protein — protein MAKQLLSGKLTSKGQLTIPVELRTLLNIKEGDRLAFVLDENDRIIEVQPKTKKSIREVMGVLKSTMNVDADEAIGVARAERAKEISAKSKELRDE, from the coding sequence ATGGCAAAGCAACTTCTTTCTGGAAAGTTAACTAGTAAAGGCCAACTCACTATCCCAGTCGAACTAAGAACCCTTTTAAACATCAAAGAAGGAGACCGATTGGCTTTTGTCTTAGATGAAAATGATAGAATTATTGAAGTTCAGCCCAAAACAAAGAAATCCATCCGCGAAGTCATGGGAGTATTGAAATCCACCATGAACGTTGACGCAGATGAAGCAATTGGTGTGGCTAGGGCGGAACGGGCAAAAGAAATTTCAGCCAAATCGAAGGAGTTAAGGGATGAATAA
- a CDS encoding 4Fe-4S dicluster domain-containing protein, producing MKNKISRRAFLKRTSAASLLGALAATGFSPSVQASELTNEKLGTLIDLTQCDGCKGRPTPLCVTACRQHNQNRFPEPQKPLKMYWPQKKVEDWSGKRELTSRLTPYNWTFVDNVKVEHNGLEHDVHVPRRCMHCDNPTCLKLCPFSAITKESTGAVSIDDEICFGGAKCRDVCPWGIPQRQAGVGLYLQIAPDLAGGGVMYKCDLCSDLLAVGKQPACVQACPQGALTIGPREEIKALAHKKAQEIGGYVYGDQENGGTATLYVSSVPFDKIDKAIKADKKEKKDTSPGRPGMPVKVDNYLESEKGLFHSAIIAPFAGAAAAGITAYRTLKGKPIKDITSSPVNLREEEEEHDHNEN from the coding sequence ATGAAAAATAAAATTTCTCGCCGCGCCTTTCTCAAGCGGACTTCAGCCGCTAGCTTATTGGGCGCACTTGCCGCCACTGGCTTTAGCCCATCCGTTCAAGCTTCCGAACTGACTAACGAAAAACTAGGAACTTTAATCGATCTTACCCAATGTGATGGCTGTAAAGGCAGACCCACCCCACTTTGCGTGACTGCCTGTCGCCAACACAATCAAAATCGCTTTCCCGAGCCGCAGAAACCTCTCAAAATGTATTGGCCACAAAAAAAGGTAGAAGACTGGTCCGGCAAAAGAGAGCTTACCTCCCGTCTTACACCTTACAATTGGACCTTTGTTGACAACGTCAAAGTCGAGCACAACGGCCTTGAACACGATGTCCATGTTCCCAGACGCTGCATGCATTGTGATAACCCCACATGCTTGAAACTCTGTCCCTTTAGTGCGATTACCAAAGAGAGCACCGGGGCCGTGTCCATCGATGATGAAATCTGCTTCGGAGGAGCAAAATGTCGCGATGTCTGCCCCTGGGGTATCCCCCAACGCCAAGCCGGGGTGGGTCTCTATCTTCAGATCGCTCCTGATCTGGCAGGCGGTGGTGTTATGTATAAATGCGATCTCTGCAGCGACCTCCTCGCGGTCGGAAAGCAACCCGCTTGCGTCCAAGCCTGTCCCCAAGGAGCATTAACCATTGGCCCTCGTGAGGAGATAAAAGCACTAGCCCATAAAAAAGCCCAAGAGATAGGCGGTTATGTTTATGGAGATCAAGAAAACGGCGGCACTGCCACCCTCTATGTCTCCAGCGTCCCCTTTGACAAGATCGATAAAGCTATCAAAGCTGATAAAAAGGAGAAAAAAGACACATCTCCCGGACGCCCAGGCATGCCCGTAAAGGTCGATAATTACCTTGAAAGCGAAAAGGGATTATTCCACAGCGCTATCATCGCCCCCTTTGCCGGTGCAGCAGCAGCAGGCATAACCGCCTATCGGACCCTCAAGGGTAAGCCGATCAAAGACATCACCTCATCCCCTGTTAATCTGCGAGAGGAGGAAGAAGAGCATGACCACAACGAAAACTAA